One window from the genome of Drosophila albomicans strain 15112-1751.03 chromosome 2L, ASM965048v2, whole genome shotgun sequence encodes:
- the LOC117563726 gene encoding kinesin-like protein KIF15 isoform X3, giving the protein MSTKSAIQVCIKVRPCEPELPTLWQVKDKRAIQPLDSQADPCVFDYVYDQGSNNQEVFDGMAKHIVEACVRGFNGTIFAYGQTSSGKTYTMMGDQQNPGVMVLAAKEIFNQITNHSDRDFLLRVGYIEIYNEKIYDLLNKKNQDLKIFESNGMVNVNCEECIITSEDDLLQFLCLGNKERTVGETNMNERSSRSHAIFRIIIESRKADRSDDDAVIQSILNLVDLAGSERADQTGARGARLKEGSHINKSLHFLSNVIKSLAENEDNKYVSYRDSKLTRILQASLGGNAFTSIICTIRPSIMEESQSTLNFAMRAKKIHLKPQLNEIVSDATMMKRLEREIKLLKDRLAEEQAKNESQIKVRLLEQRIKTDTLKIITSNTITDRNKNRRRTWCPASSNLEETSTGSQEIPVAIGSNKPHASIKHSNLPKPSFYPTTNRPTQRALAGSKTINIMKSLEVEGETMSVEPNFEQATHQLTADHSRMRTITLTPTLAQMGAKGSEDLQAQVDDLRKSKEEADKKIASYEEQLKTLKATAERLDMENRAAVELEFEFTSHKSKSKLRENELLTALSEKDSTIENLQKSLNDLSSEVLRNSKDDHMRSICPALETSCELICRKCVDLERLLEEYNNKPNDKNGAVAIDCECEQLRADIANTRAQLEGVQNAYKQITSDVAEKTELCDRLSRNVISAEEAKFTLQGKCDDLEQAQLRHEELIKIMQDEYDKIQQKYNALQHDYEILERTASSTEEEHKMLQTENESLQREISTLKQCVEEMQLKLLETTVSDVHEALVQQLKTSNEELMANLANMETKYCDLQGEYDDLSNQLVDSVQDGDSLREQFTALQETLKKTPLETDRLHAHIEQLEKEVNEKNQLLEATESTINEMREQMTNLQSELLEKSVIVNKVEDYQRQIESLEKQHAEMTMVCEELQEKVKETTINDSLSKSTTTMIAPDIDFEQEQEIGILKERLAQLNGELKQLQTEIKKQLIVVQQKDELIETMQLEMQELNERCLSMDVQIVELRSNVQQQQQLLDLQATKLAADANRIDQLQESNAKLTERSIKAEETLEERLNLAADIDSSKAEYEKHLQHLQLTLDTARVEFAKQEKINKDELDNANLEFLQKIEVSESRYRENLHKYNTEWEDRLQKLNSEGEAKLLAVNAEIAAEREQFIQEKHELESLYDESKKTIVELQDKLSFMVEDNEKVKAYADFEILSNEKLTNLHEKYERQLKDFEQLKLNLDSLELEKNALQAVVDDNKQIIQRLSQELESEQNVRQIETSKLNRELENAIEANSKAKSEYSEQLETYTEKISDLQEELRQANLMASDIEKLNLERQQIQEVLAKTKEHNMFLEKKADELESALLLAQNEVTTHRTQLESLQSKLDYTQEAKNNFSSAEAAYTQKLHELEKEMSEQAHQYNRKIEELISSEAELNFKMEALLKRKLELEASNDKLAASQELLNQEREHNANLQQSNDQLKSQLKAKQTEWNTLQQKLQQQETQLNIKQTEFNILQKSADVTNSQLLTLKQTLHQAESQLELKQTDCDTLQQSLQEATSLLDSKQTEFDAVQLTIKQMSEDNKEAHDSLEQAESQLKTKQAECNALKESLQQAACELETKQAAFDALQMSFKDLQCKLETKQAADCSLQQVESELKAKQAECSSLQQSLQQATSLLDSKQAEFDAVQLTIKQMSEDNKEAHDSLEQAESQLKTKQAECNALKESLQQATCELETKQAAFDALQMSFKDLQCKLEAKHAADCSLQQVESELKAKQAECSSLQQSLQQAASQLQNKQDALDALQLTLNQTQLQLDSKQEAHTAVQTAESQIKAKQAECNSLHNFLQESRSNLHQVESQLKAKQAECNSLQQSLQKAVSQLDSKQAALDASLRQSDLQLKAKQTDCDSLQQTVQELKAQLAASEEMVLRAKELQIEFDKLKSNQNSLQAERERLDATISSLLEDKRNLEEKLCSTNEIVQKLEMDLKSKSNCSNISFDSTTSNTSPAPRKSLDRDHHIPRKSLISESEVRRNRRISTHDERRQSYWNDSRHVACMTDPVDTNCNCTELDRKLKECQFELFVRESKVTALSIELKNHPLKEENAQLKKRLQEEQQKSRDEIKRMKSKNSDLMSKVNAFSASAAISSSGNCAAIPLQKLTSVETQTESDLVVELKKTTEKLNDCIQVCRHRYNHIKDLEERLKQNENSDTSNISSQTIGQINLLKSKLEIQKKEIATLTNKYEYAKKALKLRKDEIEELRKGAGTAVTAACSK; this is encoded by the exons ATGTCCACTAAAAGCGCTATTCAAGTCTGCATTAAGGTGCGTCCATGTGAGCCGGAGCTGCCTACATTATGGCAAGTGAAGGACAAACGAGCCATTCAACCATTGGACAGCCAAGCAGATCCCTGTGTTTTCG ATTATGTGTACGATCAGGGCTCCAATAACCAAGAAGTTTTCGATGGCATGGCAAAACATATCGTCGAAGCCTGTGTGAGAGGCTTCAATGGCACTATTTTCGCCTATGGCCAAACATCTTCTG GAAAAACCTATACAATGATGGGAGACCAGCAGAATCCAGGCGTAATGGTCTTGGCTGCCAAGGAGATCTTCAATCAGATCACCAATCATAGTGATCGGGATTTCTTGCTTCGTGTGGGATACATCGAGATCTACAACGAAAAGATCTATGATTTACTCAACAAGAAAAATCAAgatcttaaaatatttgaaagcaATGGCATGGTGAATGTAAATTGCGAGGAATGCATTATAACCAGCGAGGATGACTTACTGCAGTTCCTCTGCTTGGGTAACAAAGAGCGCACTGTCGGTGAGACGAACATGAATGAACGTTCCAGTCGATCGCATGCCATATTTCGCATA atCATTGAATCCCGCAAAGCCGATCGCAGTGACGACGATGCTGTGATTCAGAGCATACTGAACCTCGTGGATCTAGCTGGCTCTGAACGAGCCGATCAGACTGGTGCAAGGGGTGCTCGGTTAAAAGAGGGAAGTCATATTAACAAAAGCCTTCACTTCTTAAGCAATGTGATTAAAAGTCTGGCTGAGAACGaagataataaatatgttagtTATCGGGACTCGAAACTGACTCGCATTCTGCAGGCTTCGCTTGGAGGCAACGCATTCACATCCATAATTTGCACCATTCGCCCATCAATAATGGAGGAATCGCAATCcacattaaattttgcaatgcGTGCGAAGAAAATCCATCTAAAGccacaattaaatgaaattgtatcGGATGCGACAATGATGAAACGCTTAGAGCGTGAGATAAAGTTACTTAAAGATCGATTAGCCGAAGAGCAAGCGAAAAATGAAAGTCAGATTAAAGTAAGGCTCTTAGAGCAGAGAATTAAGACCGATACGCTCAAGATTATTACAAGCAATACAATTACTGATCGCAATAAAAATCGACGACGTACATGGTGTCCAGCGTCATCGAATCTGGAGGAAACGTCCACAGGCTCTCAAGAAATCCCAGTAGCTATTGGGTCGAATAAGCCCCATGCCAGTATAAAACACTCAAATTTACCGAAGCCCAGCTTCTATCCTACAACTAACCGTCCAACCCAAAGAGCTTTAGCCGGGTCCAAAACTATAAACATTATGAAATCCCTGGAAGTCGAAGGAGAAACTATGTCTGTCGAACCCAACTTTGAGCAGGCAACTCATCAGCTCACCGCAGATCACTCCAGAATGAGAACAATTACTCTAACTCCAACCTTAGCTCAAATGGGGGCAAAAGG TTCGGAAGACTTACAAGCCCAAGTCGATGATCTGAGGAAGTCCAAGGAGGAAGCCGataaaaaaattgcaagtTACGAAGAGCAACTAAAAACGCTAAAGGCAACCGCGGAAAGATTGGACATGGAGAATCGTGCTGCCGTCGAGCTGGAGTTTGAATTTACAAGTCATAAgtcaaaatcaaaactaaGAGAAAATGAATTGCTTACGGCGTTGTCGGAAAAGGACAGTACCATCGAAAATCTGCAAAAGTCGCTAAATGATCTGTCGAGTGAGGTACTCCGGAACAGCAAAGATGATCATATGCGTTCCATTTGCCCGGCTCTGGAAACTAGCTGCGAACTGATCTGTCGCAAATGTGTAGATTTGGAACGCCTATTAGAGGAATATAACAATAAGCCCAACGACAAAAATGGTGCTGTTGCAATTGATTGTGAATGTGAACAGTTGAGAGCAGATATCGCCAACACTCGTGCTCAGCTTGAAGGCGTTCAGAATGCCTATAAGCAAATAACCAGTGATGTGGCTGAGAAGACGGAGTTGTGCGATCGTCTAAGCCGTAATGTTATCTCTGCAGAGGAGGCCAAGTTTACGCTGCAAGGAAAATGTGATGATCTCGAGCAAGCGCAGCTTCGTCATGAGGAGCTTATAAAGATAATGCAAGATGAATATGACAAGATTCAGCAGAAGTACAACGCTTTACAACACGATTATGAGATATTGGAACGCACTGCTAGTTCTACAGAAGAAGAGCACAAGATGTTGCAGACTGAGAATGAAAGTTTGCAGAGGGAAATCAGTACATTAAAACAATGTGTTGaggaaatgcaattgaaacttCTAGAAACAACTGTCTCCGATGTTCACGAAGCTCTTGTACAGCAGCTTAAGACGAGCAATGAGGAGCTCATGGCGAACTTGGCCAATATGGAGACCAAATATTGCGACTTGCAGGGAGAATACGATGATCTTTCCAATCAGCTTGTTGATAGTGTGCAAGACGGTGATAGTTTGCGAGAACAGTTCACTGCGCTGCAGGAGACTCTGAAAAAGACGCCATTGGAGACAGATCGATTGCATGCACACATTGAACAACTAGAGAAAGAAGTTAATGAAAAAAATCAGCTTTTGGAAGCCACCGAAAGCACAATAAATGAGATGCGCGAACAGATGACAAATCTGCAGTCTGAGTTGTTGGAGAAATCTGTGATAGTAAACAAAGTGGAGGACTATCAACGTCAGATCGAGTCGCTCGAGAAACAACATGCCGAAATGACGATGGTCTGCGAAGAGCTGCAGGAGAAGGTTAAAGAGACCACTATTAACGATAGTTTGTCAAAGAGCACAACTACTATGATTGCGCCTGATATTGATTTTGAGCAGGAGCAAGAAATTGGTATTCTCAAGGAAAGGCTCGCCCAATTGAATGGCGAACTCAAACAGTTGCAgactgaaattaaaaaacaattaattgtgGTTCAACAAAAGGATGAACTTATTGAAACGATGCAATTGGAGATGCAGGAGCTAAATGAGCGTTGTTTATCCATGGATGTGCAGATAGTAGAACTTCGTTCGAATgttcaacaacagcaacaactgcttGATCTGCAGGCTACCAAATTGGCAGCCGATGCCAATCGAATTGATCAGTTACAGGAATCCAATGCAAAGCTAACAGAGCGTAGCATTAAAGCAGAGGAAACGCTAGAGGAACGTCTCAATCTGGCCGCGGACATTGATAGCTCGAAAGCAGAATACGAAAAGCATCTTCAGCATTTGCAATTGACACTGGACACTGCCAGGGTGGAATTCGCTAAACAGGAGAAGATAAATAAGGATGAACTTGATAATGCCAATTTAGAGTTTTTGCAAAAGATTGAGGTAAGCGAGAGTAGATACCGAGAGAACCTCCATAAATACAATACCGAATGGGAAGATCGATTACAAAAACTCAATTCCGAAGGTGAAGCTAAATTGTTGGCTGTTAATGCAGAAATTGCTGCTGAAAGGGAACAATTTATTCAAGAAAAACACGAACTGGAATCACTCTATGATGAGAGTAAGAAAACCATTGTGGAGCTGCAAGATAAGTTAAGCTTCATGGTGGAAGACAATGAGAAAGTAAAAGCATACGCAGACTTCGAAATATTGTCTAATGAAAAGCTTACAAATCTgcatgaaaaatatgaaagacAACTTAAAGATTTCGAgcaattaaaactaaacttagaCAGCTTAGAACTGGAAAAGAACGCGCTACAAGCTGTTGTGGATGATAACAAACAAATCATTCAGCGTTTGTCTCAAGAACTTGAATCTGAACAAAATGTGCGACAAATCGAAACAAGCAAATTGAACCGTGAATTAGAGAATGCCATAGAAGCTAATAGTAAAGCAAAGTCTGAGTACAGCGAACAATTAGAAACATACACTGAAAAAATTAGCGATCTCCAAGAAGAATTGAGACAGGCGAACCTAATGGCCAGCGACATTGAGAAACTTAATTTAGAACGGCAGCAAATACAAGAAGTTTTAGCTAAGACAAAGGAGCACAATATGTTTTTGGAAAAGAAAGCAGACGAACTTGAAAGCGCATTATTATTGGCTCAGAATGAAGTAACGACACATAGAACGCAGTTGGAGAGCTTGCAATCGAAACTAGATTATACTCAGGAAGCAAAGAATAACTTTAGTTCCGCGGAGGCCGCATATACTCAAAAGCTACATGAACTAGAAAAAGAAATGTCGGAGCAGGCACATCAATACAATCGCAAAATAGAGGAATTGATAAGTTCAGAGGCCGAACTTAACTTCAAGATGGAAGCATTGCTAAAGAGAAAGCTCGAGCTAGAGGCTTCGAACGACAAACTGGCCGCTTCGCAAGAGCTCTTGAATCAGGAACGTGAACATAACGCGAATTTGCAACAAAGCAACGATCAGTTGAAGTCGCAGCTAAAGGCTAAGCAAACTGAGTGGAACACCCTACAGCaaaagctgcaacagcaagagACGCAACTAAATATTAAGCAAACTGaattcaacattttgcaaaaaagCGCAGATGTGACAAATTCGCAGCTACTTACATTGAAGCAGACTCTTCATCAAGCTGAGTCGCAACTTGAACTCAAACAGACCGATTGTGATACATTACAGCAGTCCTTGCAAGAAGCAACGTCTCTGTTAGACAGTAAGCAGACCGAATTTGATGCAGTACAGCTGACTATAAAGCAAATGTCAGAGGATAACAAAGAGGCCCATGATTCGTTGGAACAAGCAGAGTCGCAACTTAAAACAAAGCAGGCCGAATGTAATGCATTGAAAGAGTCCTTGCAACAAGCAGCTTGTGAATTAGAAACTAAACAAGCTGCCTTCGATGCGTTGCAGATGTCTTTCAAGGATCTGCAGTGTAAGTTAGAAACCAAACAAGCGGCTGACTGTTCGTTACAACAAGTAGAATCAGAACTCAAAGCGAAGCAAGCGGAATGTAGTTCTCTGCAGCAGTCATTGCAACAAGCAACTTCTCTGTTAGACAGTAAGCAAGCCGAATTCGATGCAGTGCAGCTGACTATAAAGCAAATGTCAGAGGATAACAAAGAGGCCCATGATTCGTTGGAACAAGCAGAGTCGCAACTTAAAACAAAGCAGGCCGAATGTAATGCATTGAAAGAGTCCTTGCAACAAGCAACTTGTGAATTAGAAACTAAACAAGCTGCCTTCGATGCGTTGCAGATGTCTTTCAAGGATCTGCAATGTAAGTTAGAAGCCAAACATGCGGCTGACTGTTCGTTGCAACAAGTAGAGTCAGAACTCAAGGCGAAGCAAGCGGAATGTAGTTCTCTGCAGCAGTCATTGCAACAAGCAGCGTCTCAGCTACAGAATAAGCAAGATGCCCTCGATGCATTGCAGCTAACTTTAAATCAAACGCAGCTTCAGTTAGATTCTAAGCAAGAGGCCCATACTGCTGTGCAGACAGCTGAGTCACAAATCAAAGCGAAGCAAGCGGAATGTAATTCTCTGCATAATTTCTTACAAGAATCAAGAAGCAACTTGCATCAAGTAGAGTCTCAACTTAAAGCAAAGCAGGCTGAATGTAATTCTCTGCAACAATCTTTGCAAAAAGCAGTGTCTCAGCTAGACTCTAAACAAGCTGCATTAGATGCTTCATTGCGACAATCAGATTTGCAGCTCAAAGCTAAGCAGACTGACTGCGATTCATTGCAACAGACCGTGCAAGAGCTTAAAGCCCAACTGGCGGCAAGTGAGGAAATGGTCCTCAGAGCTAAAGAGTTACAAATAGAATTTGATAAGCTG AAATCTAATCAAAATAGTTTACAAGCTGAACGAGAACGTTTGGATGCAACCATTTCTAGTTTATTGGAGGACAAACGCAATTTGGAGGAAAAACTTTGCAGTACAAATGAGATTGTGCAGAAATTGGAGATggatttaaaaagtaaatcaaattgCAGTAATATTTCGTTTGATTCAACTACATCAAATACTTCACCAGCTCCTCGAAAGAGTTTGGATCGGGATCATCATATACCGCGG AAATCGTTAATCTCTGAGTCGGAGGTGCGCAGAAATAGGCGGATTAGTACTCACGACGAGCGACGTCAGTCATATTGGAATGATTCCCGACACGTAGCCTGTATGACAGATCCTGTGG ATACCAACTGTAATTGCACGGAACTCGATCGCAAGTTGAAAGAATGCCAATTTGAGCTGTTCGTAAGGGAGAGCAAAGTGACCGCACTGAGCATCGAGCTGAAAAATCATCCGTTGAAAGAAGAAAATGCTCAATTGAAGAAGCGCCTACAGGAAGAGCAGCAAAAGTCGCGAGATGAAATTAAGCGAATGAAGAGTAAGAACTCCGATCTTATGAGTAAAGTTAACGCATTCTCCGCATCTGCTGCCATCTCGTCTAGCGGTAATTGCGCTGCGATTCCACTTCAAAAGCTAACGAGTGTTGAGACTCAAACAGAGTCCGACTTAGTGGTGGAGCTCAAAAAGACAACAGAGAAATTAAACGACTGTATCCAGGTGTGTCGACATCGCTACAATCATATAAAGGATCTGGAAGAGAGATTAAAACAGAATGAAAATAGCGATACTTCCAATATTTCTTCCCAGACAATCGgtcaaattaatttgcttaag TCCAAATTGGAGATACAGAAAAAGGAGATAGCTACGCTCAccaataaatatgaatacgCCAAAAAGGCGCTAAAATTGCGAAAGGATGAGATAGAAGAATTGCGCAAAGGCGCTGGCACAGCCGTAACAGCAGCATgttctaaataa